In a genomic window of Erigeron canadensis isolate Cc75 chromosome 5, C_canadensis_v1, whole genome shotgun sequence:
- the LOC122600055 gene encoding NADH dehydrogenase [ubiquinone] iron-sulfur protein 5-B-like, whose product MASGWGITGNKGRCYDFWMDFSECMSRCREPKDCGLLREDYLECLHHSKEFQRRNRIYKEEQRQIRAAAQKAKGGDGDTVPHH is encoded by the exons ATGGCGTCAGGATGGGGGATAACAGGGAACAAAGGTCGGTGTTACGATTTCTGGATGGATTTCAGTGAGTGTATGTCTCGTTGTAGAGAACCTAAAGACTGCGGTCTTCTCCGTGAAGATTATCTCGAGTGTCTTCATCACTCCAAAGAg TTCCAGCGAAGAAACCGGATATACAAAGAAGAGCAGCGTCAGATAAGAGCTGCTGCACAGAAAGCCAAAGGTGGTGATGGAGACACAGTTCCGCACCACTAG